A window of the Ammoniphilus oxalaticus genome harbors these coding sequences:
- a CDS encoding acyl-CoA dehydrogenase family protein — protein sequence MNQVPNIVKGGSFVLEDVTPQQVFTPEDMTEEQRMIATMTAEFIEKEVSPQDEQIEGQNFAMLVHYLKQAGELGLLGAEVPEEYGGADLDQISAMLITENMTRGSSFALSHGAHVGIGSLPIVLFGTEAQKQKYLPDLATGKKIAAYCLTEPSSGSDALGAKTTAVLSADGKSYTLNGTKQYITNAGFADVFIVYAKVDGEKFTAFIVDKETLGVSTGPEERKMGIKGSSTRSLILEEAEVSIENTLGEIGKGHLIAFNILNVGRYKLAAGCVGTSKWVIELSVKYAKERKQFNRPLTQFPLIQKKLAEMAIRAYAMESMVFRTGGLLEQARQSIDPSDSDVTEQIVQTLEEYALECSINKVYASEALDFIADEGVQIHGGYGYTEDYLVERIYRDARINRIFEGTNEINRLLIPATLLRKAMKGEVPLFAAVKQLQEELIAYLPPTLNGDPLQIAQAMIYSAKKMFLLAGGVAVEVYQQRLEDEQEILESLADMMIEIFAMESAYLRACKATEVDGANKASQKIKMTTVCVYESFAKVEQKIKGVLAAVSEGDSLRMQLSIVNKLVRFPLVNLISLKREIAQRIIEAERYIT from the coding sequence ATGAATCAAGTTCCGAACATCGTTAAAGGAGGAAGTTTTGTTTTGGAGGATGTGACTCCTCAGCAGGTGTTTACGCCCGAGGATATGACCGAAGAACAACGAATGATTGCAACGATGACCGCGGAATTTATTGAAAAGGAAGTCTCTCCCCAAGATGAGCAAATCGAAGGTCAAAACTTTGCGATGCTCGTTCATTATTTAAAGCAGGCGGGGGAGTTGGGGTTACTTGGGGCTGAGGTGCCTGAAGAGTACGGTGGGGCAGATCTAGATCAGATTAGCGCCATGTTAATCACCGAAAATATGACGCGCGGGTCTTCCTTCGCTCTCAGTCATGGAGCCCATGTCGGGATTGGCAGCTTGCCAATCGTGTTGTTCGGAACAGAAGCGCAAAAGCAAAAATACTTGCCTGATTTGGCCACGGGGAAAAAAATCGCGGCCTATTGTCTGACCGAACCCTCCTCTGGATCCGACGCTCTTGGGGCAAAGACGACTGCCGTTTTAAGCGCGGATGGCAAGAGTTATACGTTGAACGGAACAAAGCAGTACATCACAAACGCGGGTTTTGCCGATGTATTTATCGTATACGCCAAAGTGGACGGCGAGAAGTTTACTGCTTTTATAGTAGATAAAGAAACACTGGGGGTTTCGACGGGCCCAGAGGAAAGAAAGATGGGCATTAAAGGATCATCGACTCGGTCGTTGATTTTAGAGGAGGCCGAAGTGTCCATTGAAAATACGCTTGGGGAAATTGGCAAAGGCCACCTCATCGCCTTTAATATTTTAAATGTTGGACGATATAAACTTGCGGCTGGTTGTGTTGGCACGAGCAAGTGGGTGATTGAATTATCCGTAAAATACGCCAAGGAACGCAAGCAATTCAATCGTCCTTTAACGCAATTTCCGCTCATTCAAAAAAAACTAGCGGAGATGGCGATCCGCGCCTATGCGATGGAAAGTATGGTCTTTCGCACGGGCGGTTTATTGGAACAAGCGCGTCAAAGCATCGATCCGTCAGATTCGGATGTAACGGAGCAGATCGTTCAAACGCTGGAAGAATACGCGTTGGAATGTTCCATCAATAAAGTGTATGCTTCGGAAGCTTTGGATTTTATCGCGGATGAAGGTGTGCAAATTCACGGTGGATATGGATACACCGAAGATTATTTGGTTGAGCGTATTTACCGTGATGCTAGGATCAATCGCATTTTTGAGGGGACCAACGAAATCAACCGCTTGCTGATTCCCGCCACATTGTTGAGAAAAGCGATGAAAGGTGAAGTTCCGCTATTTGCCGCAGTAAAACAGTTGCAAGAAGAATTGATTGCGTATCTTCCTCCAACGTTAAACGGGGATCCGTTGCAAATAGCGCAGGCGATGATTTATTCTGCTAAAAAAATGTTTTTGTTAGCGGGTGGCGTCGCAGTGGAGGTGTACCAACAGCGGTTGGAGGATGAACAGGAGATTTTGGAAAGCCTAGCGGATATGATGATTGAAATTTTTGCGATGGAAAGCGCTTATCTTCGCGCTTGCAAAGCGACTGAAGTCGATGGAGCGAATAAAGCAAGCCAAAAAATAAAGATGACAACTGTTTGTGTGTACGAATCATTTGCTAAAGTAGAACAGAAGATAAAAGGGGTTTTAGCGGCTGTTTCGGAAGGGGATTCGCTGCGGATGCAATTATCGATTGTTAATAAACTTGTTCGTTTCCCGCTTGTTAACCTTATTTCTTTAAAAAGGGAAATTGCCCAAAGAATTATTGAGGCGGAGAGATACATCACGTAG
- a CDS encoding alpha/beta-type small acid-soluble spore protein has translation MSRNRLVVPEAENLMDRLKLETARELGLDDDIQEKGWGNMTTREVGKIGGNMVKKMIAFAQREMANHPDQLK, from the coding sequence TTGAGTAGAAACCGCCTGGTTGTTCCAGAAGCCGAAAACTTAATGGATCGTCTAAAACTGGAGACAGCGCGAGAGCTTGGTCTTGATGATGACATCCAAGAGAAAGGTTGGGGCAACATGACCACACGTGAAGTGGGGAAAATTGGTGGGAATATGGTGAAAAAGATGATTGCCTTCGCTCAAAGAGAGATGGCGAACCATCCAGACCAGCTTAAGTAA
- a CDS encoding HAD family hydrolase, with translation MIKAIFFDLDDTLLWDERSVEEAFSATCQKAAEQYELQPEQLEEAVRQQARELYMSYETYPFTEKIGINPFEGLWGDFKEGEQAEFHKMREIVPAYRRDAWTMGLEQIGVHDPELGESLAELFPAERRKRPIVYEETYSALDQLKEKYPLLLLTNGSPDLQKEKLSAVPELAAYFDHIVISGQFGIGKPDHSIFEHALELLSVDNNEAIMVGDKLTTDILGANRTGIPSAWLNRRGVARDDAIVPTYEIHDLTELEAVIRSIA, from the coding sequence ATGATTAAAGCGATATTTTTTGACCTCGATGACACGTTACTCTGGGATGAACGCAGTGTCGAAGAAGCTTTTTCAGCCACATGCCAAAAAGCGGCGGAACAATACGAATTACAGCCTGAACAATTAGAGGAGGCCGTGCGTCAACAAGCCCGCGAGCTATACATGTCATATGAAACATATCCTTTTACAGAAAAAATCGGGATTAATCCATTCGAAGGCTTGTGGGGCGATTTTAAGGAGGGGGAACAAGCAGAATTTCACAAAATGCGTGAAATTGTACCTGCCTATCGACGCGATGCTTGGACGATGGGACTAGAACAAATCGGTGTTCACGATCCTGAACTAGGTGAAAGTTTAGCCGAACTTTTTCCCGCTGAGCGTCGCAAACGACCGATCGTCTATGAAGAAACCTATTCCGCGCTCGATCAACTAAAAGAAAAATATCCTTTATTATTGCTTACAAACGGGTCACCTGATTTGCAAAAAGAAAAACTATCCGCCGTGCCCGAACTGGCCGCTTATTTTGATCACATTGTCATTTCAGGCCAATTCGGAATTGGAAAACCAGACCACTCCATCTTTGAACATGCCCTCGAATTATTGTCTGTGGATAACAATGAGGCCATCATGGTTGGGGATAAACTTACAACCGATATCCTCGGCGCCAATCGAACAGGAATACCTTCGGCTTGGCTTAATCGGCGCGGCGTTGCCCGGGATGATGCAATCGTGCCCACATATGAAATCCACGATTTGACCGAGTTAGAAGCAGTTATTCGATCGATTGCTTAA
- a CDS encoding bifunctional diguanylate cyclase/phosphodiesterase — translation MRDKAHNRRFWSENVAVIVGSILIVLVIMIFRAPLHGLFGHEKYVGLHLIMEFFIVTMAFMIAIQSWMIFPHTLSNFRLWIGASFFAITLLEIGHGITYKGMPFFISESSTYKATWLFIIARLTQVCSLLLILVWKDRLKVTPHPRWLVYTLAFGYSLVWLVLIFLPTPIFPDLVHNGLGTTGLKNGLQYVGIAIELIIVVVLGRRFMEKKDMFHLMMLVAFVYLIIADYLFTTYQTVYDISNFMGHIFQICGFYFMQRAVYHTAVVEPFQAQKKVEEELKAITEHMGEGLLALDNEGRLTYMNPEAERILKWTQHELQQEQPPLEAIQLCKKERSFSPVATSNRGTSLDPNQASEGWVTRQDGQLIPVSYVETPLYEADQITGKIIVLRDISQQKKDQECIHYMAYYDELTGLPNHRYVKDKLTDRLQSNESFALLALDIDRFRNMNEALGHSSGDLILQSLVKRIQESLDPSIFFGRLRGDQFALIVPKEQLCDKALSICAQIEEGLAKPLQVRHLLLKMTVRIGVALYPQDGEEAGALLQRANMALTEAKQKKSLKQFFQPFMDGKALNRLVLENDLFEALQQNQLSLVYQPQVNLITGRIEGLEALLRWRHPQHGWIPPDQFIPIAEDTGLMIPIGEWVLRSACQQAKLWQESGLGPLDIAVNLSTRQFYAQNLAETIGEILEEAGVHPANLELEITESMMMNVEHAQTTLQALKKLGCKIAIDDFGKGYSSLYYLRHLPIDRLKIDRSFIRDLEHNHRDDTIVSTIISMAEHLQLEVIAEGVETIQQSEALRRKQCYRAQGYLFSPPLTPELFVQQFSRLMISPK, via the coding sequence ATGAGGGACAAAGCGCATAATCGGCGATTTTGGTCTGAAAATGTGGCAGTCATTGTCGGATCGATTTTGATTGTACTCGTCATTATGATTTTTCGCGCGCCACTGCACGGACTATTTGGACATGAAAAATATGTCGGACTCCACTTAATTATGGAGTTCTTTATTGTAACGATGGCGTTTATGATCGCGATTCAGTCGTGGATGATATTTCCCCATACGTTATCTAACTTCCGTTTATGGATTGGCGCTTCTTTTTTTGCGATCACGTTGCTTGAGATTGGCCACGGCATTACATACAAAGGAATGCCTTTTTTCATATCGGAAAGTTCAACATATAAGGCAACCTGGTTGTTTATTATCGCCCGCTTAACCCAGGTCTGTTCACTATTACTGATTCTAGTTTGGAAAGATCGATTGAAAGTCACCCCGCATCCGCGTTGGCTCGTATATACGCTTGCCTTTGGTTACTCACTCGTTTGGCTCGTTCTCATTTTTTTGCCGACCCCGATTTTTCCAGATCTCGTTCATAACGGACTGGGCACGACCGGGTTAAAGAACGGTTTACAATATGTTGGGATCGCGATCGAGTTGATTATCGTTGTTGTTCTTGGACGACGTTTTATGGAAAAAAAGGATATGTTTCATCTTATGATGCTCGTTGCTTTTGTCTATCTTATTATCGCAGATTATTTATTTACAACTTATCAGACAGTTTACGATATTTCGAATTTTATGGGACATATTTTTCAAATTTGTGGTTTTTATTTCATGCAACGAGCGGTATACCACACGGCTGTCGTTGAACCCTTTCAGGCTCAAAAGAAAGTGGAAGAAGAACTAAAGGCGATTACGGAGCATATGGGAGAAGGTCTGCTCGCGCTAGATAACGAGGGGCGATTAACCTATATGAACCCTGAAGCTGAACGAATTTTGAAGTGGACCCAGCATGAGCTTCAACAAGAACAACCGCCGCTTGAAGCGATTCAATTATGTAAAAAGGAGCGGTCCTTTTCTCCAGTCGCAACATCAAACAGGGGAACGTCATTGGATCCCAATCAAGCCTCTGAAGGATGGGTGACCCGTCAAGATGGTCAATTGATTCCCGTTTCTTACGTGGAAACACCGCTTTACGAGGCGGATCAGATAACGGGGAAAATCATTGTGTTACGTGATATTTCTCAGCAGAAAAAAGATCAAGAATGCATTCACTATATGGCTTATTATGATGAGCTAACAGGACTCCCCAATCATCGCTATGTTAAAGATAAATTGACGGATCGATTGCAATCGAACGAATCCTTTGCTTTGCTGGCGCTCGATATCGATCGTTTCCGTAATATGAATGAGGCGTTAGGGCATTCTTCTGGTGATTTAATTTTACAGTCATTAGTGAAGCGAATTCAAGAATCGTTGGATCCTTCTATTTTCTTTGGGAGATTGCGGGGCGACCAATTTGCCCTGATCGTACCAAAAGAACAGTTATGCGACAAAGCGCTTTCGATATGCGCGCAGATTGAAGAAGGGTTAGCGAAGCCACTGCAAGTACGCCATTTATTGTTGAAGATGACTGTTCGAATCGGGGTCGCGCTGTATCCGCAAGATGGGGAAGAGGCGGGCGCGCTGTTGCAACGGGCCAACATGGCGTTGACGGAAGCTAAACAGAAAAAGAGCTTAAAACAATTTTTTCAGCCGTTCATGGATGGGAAAGCGTTGAATCGGCTCGTTTTGGAAAACGACCTATTTGAAGCGTTGCAACAAAATCAATTGTCGCTTGTTTATCAACCGCAAGTGAACCTCATTACGGGTAGAATCGAAGGACTTGAAGCGTTATTGCGTTGGCGTCATCCGCAACATGGATGGATTCCCCCTGATCAATTTATTCCGATCGCCGAAGATACCGGATTAATGATCCCGATTGGCGAATGGGTGTTGAGGTCCGCGTGTCAGCAGGCAAAATTGTGGCAAGAGAGCGGACTGGGCCCACTCGATATCGCGGTTAATTTATCGACACGTCAATTTTATGCGCAAAACTTAGCGGAAACAATTGGCGAGATTTTAGAAGAGGCTGGAGTTCATCCAGCAAACTTGGAGTTGGAAATTACGGAGAGTATGATGATGAATGTCGAGCATGCCCAAACGACGTTACAGGCATTAAAAAAGCTGGGGTGTAAGATTGCGATAGACGACTTCGGCAAAGGATATTCTTCGTTATATTATTTGCGACATCTCCCAATCGACCGTCTTAAGATCGATCGCTCTTTTATTCGGGACCTTGAGCATAATCATCGAGACGATACGATTGTTTCTACGATCATTTCGATGGCTGAGCATCTTCAATTAGAAGTAATCGCGGAGGGAGTGGAGACCATCCAACAGAGCGAAGCGTTGCGACGTAAGCAATGTTACCGCGCTCAAGGATATTTGTTTAGCCCGCCACTCACACCCGAATTGTTCGTTCAGCAGTTTTCACGGCTTATGATCAGCCCAAAATAA
- a CDS encoding lecithin retinol acyltransferase family protein has protein sequence MKVWNWWKRKRSDRRDRLDGQEEQEARIQQPVTEPEYQMADHLMVMRLGSSHHGVYVGNDRIIYYNYYSGFVVEDTLEAFAQGARIRVIYSPVMFSRSIIISRCKSRIGERNLQGFSNRSEEFVRWARGGDFW, from the coding sequence ATGAAAGTTTGGAATTGGTGGAAAAGGAAGAGATCAGACAGACGAGACAGATTAGACGGTCAAGAGGAACAAGAGGCGCGGATTCAACAACCTGTAACAGAACCTGAATATCAAATGGCTGATCATCTGATGGTGATGCGGCTTGGTAGCTCACATCATGGGGTTTACGTCGGAAATGATCGGATTATTTACTACAATTACTATTCGGGATTCGTTGTCGAGGATACACTGGAAGCTTTTGCTCAAGGCGCGCGAATTCGTGTAATTTACAGTCCGGTTATGTTTAGTCGCTCGATCATTATTTCAAGGTGTAAAAGTCGAATTGGAGAAAGGAATTTGCAAGGCTTTTCCAATCGCAGCGAGGAGTTTGTCCGATGGGCGAGGGGAGGCGACTTCTGGTGA
- a CDS encoding alpha/beta hydrolase family protein translates to MIRLEEIREFHFAANLNLVTYRSQGYKVKGYLATPKGAGPFPLLLYCRGGLRNIGMTKLAWIAHFVSRGFVVFAPFYRGNRGGEGREDFGGDDRHDVMDALSWLKQLPFIDPARIHLFGFSRGAIPALYTAMKFPEICSVAVWGGVSDLNLTYEERVDLRRMLRRVVGGPPWKNGKAYARRSPVFDIKTLECPVLIIHGKQDQLVGVAHAHRLAEALRQAGKRYQLWIDEQQGHLFNVAQQAVEMDRMLTWMQMQE, encoded by the coding sequence GTGATTCGGCTTGAAGAAATTCGAGAGTTTCATTTTGCGGCCAACCTGAATCTTGTGACTTATCGGTCGCAAGGCTATAAGGTCAAAGGGTATTTGGCGACGCCCAAAGGAGCGGGTCCATTTCCGTTGCTCCTTTATTGTCGCGGTGGATTGCGTAATATCGGGATGACGAAACTGGCGTGGATCGCTCATTTTGTATCGCGCGGTTTCGTCGTCTTTGCCCCTTTTTACAGGGGAAATCGCGGCGGAGAAGGGCGAGAAGATTTCGGTGGGGACGATCGCCACGATGTCATGGACGCTTTATCATGGTTGAAACAACTCCCTTTCATCGATCCCGCGCGCATCCATCTTTTTGGCTTTTCGCGAGGCGCGATTCCTGCGCTTTATACGGCGATGAAGTTTCCAGAAATTTGTTCTGTCGCCGTTTGGGGAGGCGTAAGCGATCTAAACCTGACTTACGAGGAGCGCGTCGATCTTAGACGGATGTTAAGGCGGGTCGTTGGCGGCCCTCCCTGGAAAAATGGGAAAGCATACGCGCGTCGATCGCCTGTTTTCGATATTAAAACTCTTGAATGCCCTGTGTTAATCATCCATGGGAAACAAGATCAGTTAGTGGGTGTGGCCCACGCGCATCGCTTGGCCGAGGCTTTGCGCCAAGCGGGTAAAAGATATCAGCTATGGATCGATGAACAGCAGGGGCACCTATTTAATGTGGCGCAACAAGCGGTGGAGATGGACCGTATGCTTACGTGGATGCAAATGCAAGAATGA
- a CDS encoding PEP/pyruvate-binding domain-containing protein: MTIISLLAAAEARLELVGGKAKNLGAMLAKKFPTPDGFIITARAFQQFLDQDSFRGVDLLTISEDEFIERPLPSALRKELKENYQRLMGHKIYAVAVRSSSAFEDSESASFSGQFETFLSIRNFESLQLHVKRCWYSAFSPLVQQYAAMRNISLEEARLGVIVQGMVDADVSGVAFSKNPITNDQNQIIINAAYGLGEGIVSGEITPDQFLYDRQTRTWMDELGLKEVKVIADHESGVEIVPTTAEEQNSFCLQPAQLEALLELTFKLEREMKSPVDVEFAFAGSQLYALQARPITT, from the coding sequence ATGACAATTATATCACTACTAGCCGCCGCTGAGGCGAGGCTGGAGCTTGTTGGCGGTAAGGCGAAAAATTTAGGAGCGATGCTAGCGAAAAAGTTTCCAACGCCTGATGGCTTTATTATTACAGCGCGCGCCTTTCAGCAATTTTTAGACCAAGATTCGTTTAGGGGTGTCGATCTTCTGACGATCTCGGAGGATGAGTTTATTGAGCGGCCGTTACCGTCTGCGCTTAGAAAAGAGCTAAAAGAGAACTACCAACGTTTAATGGGGCATAAAATATATGCAGTAGCCGTTCGTTCCTCGTCAGCGTTTGAAGATTCAGAATCGGCCTCTTTTTCAGGGCAATTCGAAACATTTTTAAGTATTCGTAACTTTGAATCGTTACAGCTTCATGTAAAGCGCTGTTGGTATTCCGCTTTTTCACCGCTTGTCCAACAGTACGCGGCCATGCGTAACATTTCATTGGAGGAAGCTCGGCTTGGCGTGATTGTCCAAGGGATGGTGGACGCTGATGTATCAGGCGTCGCGTTTAGCAAAAATCCGATAACCAATGACCAAAATCAAATCATCATCAACGCTGCCTATGGACTCGGCGAGGGGATAGTGTCCGGGGAAATAACGCCAGACCAATTTTTATACGATCGACAAACAAGAACATGGATGGATGAGCTTGGCTTAAAAGAAGTGAAAGTGATCGCGGATCACGAGTCAGGTGTCGAGATCGTCCCGACAACGGCCGAAGAACAGAATTCATTTTGTTTGCAACCGGCTCAATTGGAGGCATTGCTTGAGCTTACATTTAAGCTAGAACGAGAAATGAAAAGTCCAGTCGACGTGGAATTTGCGTTTGCGGGCAGTCAATTATACGCGCTGCAAGCTCGACCGATCACTACATAA
- a CDS encoding PEP-utilizing enzyme, translating into MKFERDQLFLTEEHKQQGYWIQDDLHLPYPLTPLFASFQTNAMREGTARAFETIKSPMKQFYTKIERGYLYQMVKPYDGPMEQRMKEHQEAVAERFGRNHELLEHYVLTELLPVYARLDAFRQTDFTREQAIEQCQQLYLFYLRAWEIHFEIVMPGGALLSKLEALYCELSGADDGAVIYEWLVGMMNKTLETDRAMWKLADQVKGSAELTRLFDETDPAELIDRLAEVAQGPAFLASLATFLDDYGYQATHPHEFVAKTWIEDPTPVLTIVAQYAQKEYDFDAEFAKLVEKRENAFEAVVATFPDGEKKQRFLQLYEWALASCSVDEDHHFYIDAMLPAKSRLFFIAVGQKLVEAGALREANDICFLYLDEVIDLLAEPIAIEDRIVERKQDWEANRLYKPIPSYGTAPTRSNKAAERMSGGKQAEVEGNQFKGYAASQGTYTGQVKVIHDPSEFSAVEQGDVLVCRTTTPTWTALFSIVGAVVTDAGGILCHAATVAREYQLPAVVGSKVGTSLLQDGQTVTVDGAKGLVIIHE; encoded by the coding sequence ATGAAATTTGAACGAGATCAATTATTTTTGACGGAGGAACATAAACAACAGGGGTACTGGATTCAGGATGATTTGCATTTACCCTATCCATTGACGCCTTTATTTGCCTCATTTCAAACGAATGCGATGCGGGAAGGGACGGCGCGCGCGTTTGAAACGATCAAGTCGCCGATGAAACAATTTTATACGAAAATTGAACGCGGCTATCTGTATCAGATGGTTAAACCGTATGATGGTCCGATGGAACAACGAATGAAAGAACATCAAGAAGCGGTCGCAGAGCGTTTTGGCCGTAATCATGAGCTGTTAGAACATTATGTCTTAACAGAACTTTTGCCCGTCTATGCGCGGCTTGACGCCTTCCGTCAAACAGATTTTACGAGAGAGCAAGCGATAGAGCAGTGCCAGCAGCTTTACCTTTTCTATCTTCGGGCTTGGGAGATTCATTTTGAGATCGTCATGCCGGGCGGCGCCTTATTATCCAAGCTAGAAGCGTTGTATTGTGAATTAAGCGGAGCTGACGACGGGGCGGTAATTTATGAGTGGTTGGTAGGGATGATGAATAAAACGCTTGAAACGGATCGAGCGATGTGGAAGTTGGCGGATCAAGTGAAAGGATCGGCTGAGTTGACCCGCTTATTTGACGAGACAGATCCAGCCGAGTTGATAGATCGCTTAGCGGAAGTAGCGCAAGGACCCGCTTTTCTCGCTTCGCTAGCAACCTTCCTTGACGACTATGGCTATCAAGCGACCCATCCGCATGAATTTGTCGCGAAAACATGGATTGAAGATCCAACGCCTGTGCTGACGATCGTCGCCCAATATGCGCAGAAAGAGTATGATTTCGATGCTGAATTTGCTAAATTAGTGGAAAAACGGGAGAACGCTTTTGAGGCGGTGGTCGCCACTTTTCCAGATGGGGAGAAAAAACAGCGTTTCTTGCAATTATATGAGTGGGCGTTAGCTTCTTGTAGCGTGGATGAGGATCACCACTTTTATATCGACGCGATGTTACCCGCCAAGTCACGGTTGTTTTTCATTGCGGTGGGCCAGAAGCTTGTTGAAGCAGGCGCCTTGCGCGAAGCGAACGATATTTGTTTTTTATACCTTGATGAAGTAATCGACTTACTGGCTGAACCGATTGCGATAGAGGATCGGATTGTCGAGCGCAAACAAGACTGGGAAGCAAACAGACTATATAAACCGATCCCATCCTATGGAACAGCGCCTACCCGGTCCAATAAAGCGGCCGAGCGGATGAGCGGCGGCAAGCAAGCGGAAGTGGAAGGCAATCAATTTAAAGGGTATGCCGCGTCTCAAGGAACGTACACAGGACAGGTCAAAGTGATTCATGATCCGAGTGAATTTTCTGCGGTGGAACAAGGCGATGTGCTTGTTTGTCGAACGACAACGCCAACTTGGACGGCTCTGTTTTCAATTGTCGGGGCGGTGGTGACGGATGCGGGCGGGATTTTGTGCCATGCGGCAACGGTGGCTCGCGAATATCAATTGCCCGCCGTGGTCGGTTCGAAAGTGGGGACTTCGTTGCTGCAAGATGGGCAAACAGTGACTGTCGACGGAGCAAAAGGATTGGTTATCATTCATGAGTAA
- a CDS encoding MFS transporter, which yields MSKTKYRLLLAAILTGTFLVPVNSTMITIGLTTIAQVFDHSLAEVSWIITIYLIVMAATQPVAGKLGDLFGYKRMFLLGLVLSFIGSIACAFAFNLWSMIVFRSFQALGGSLAVPNGTALLRHAVGREKLSRTFGLFGLLMGLGAAVGPLIGSALIGSWGWKSIFWVNIPFLILSFVIALFVLPNTERKRTPIDALGSLSLASSLSLIVLFITHPEWIRWWSVVLLAFSIVFFIVVELKLKNPLIEFSLFRKPSFRGANYAIFLSNSIMYGTILIIPILFEQTFLISIQRIGLFMFVFSLSMSLCSWLGGRLSTVISHQRLIGLAFLLQGISVSLFLILSAQTPLFLILLTLIIGGLGAGIGLPSMQTKNLESIVKEKSGVASGIYSTFRYMGSMLASALVSILFQSIQIFYIFIGLALLGWLVSFTIKETSSIDEQISA from the coding sequence ATGAGTAAAACAAAGTACCGTTTACTGCTTGCCGCGATTTTAACAGGGACGTTTCTAGTCCCTGTTAACTCGACGATGATTACGATCGGCTTGACGACAATTGCTCAGGTGTTCGACCATTCGTTGGCGGAAGTGTCGTGGATTATTACAATTTATTTGATTGTGATGGCCGCCACGCAACCGGTCGCTGGCAAGCTTGGTGATTTGTTTGGCTATAAGCGCATGTTTTTGCTCGGGTTGGTCCTTTCGTTTATAGGCTCGATCGCTTGCGCGTTTGCCTTTAACTTGTGGAGTATGATCGTTTTTCGATCCTTTCAAGCGTTAGGCGGCTCATTGGCTGTTCCGAATGGAACCGCTTTGTTGCGGCATGCGGTCGGACGGGAAAAGTTAAGTCGAACGTTTGGGCTATTTGGGCTGTTGATGGGCTTAGGGGCGGCTGTTGGACCATTAATCGGTTCAGCTTTGATCGGTTCATGGGGTTGGAAATCAATCTTTTGGGTGAATATTCCCTTCCTTATTCTTTCTTTTGTGATCGCCCTGTTCGTCTTGCCGAACACCGAGCGCAAAAGAACGCCGATCGACGCGCTTGGTTCGCTGTCGCTTGCGAGCAGTTTGTCATTGATCGTGTTGTTCATTACCCATCCCGAATGGATTCGCTGGTGGAGTGTTGTTCTATTAGCGTTCAGTATTGTCTTCTTTATCGTGGTTGAACTGAAGTTGAAAAATCCATTGATCGAATTTAGCCTGTTTCGCAAACCGTCATTTCGAGGCGCAAACTATGCAATTTTTTTGAGCAATAGTATTATGTATGGGACCATTTTAATAATCCCGATCTTATTTGAACAAACGTTTTTGATCAGCATTCAACGAATCGGTTTGTTTATGTTTGTTTTTTCGTTGTCAATGTCGCTCTGTTCTTGGCTTGGCGGCAGATTATCGACGGTCATTAGCCATCAGCGCTTGATCGGACTCGCGTTTCTGTTACAAGGGATTTCGGTCAGTTTATTTCTCATCTTATCCGCGCAAACGCCGTTGTTTTTGATCTTACTAACGTTAATCATTGGCGGACTTGGGGCAGGGATCGGACTGCCATCGATGCAAACAAAAAATCTAGAGTCAATCGTCAAGGAAAAATCTGGTGTGGCCTCAGGCATCTATTCTACTTTTCGTTATATGGGAAGCATGCTGGCTTCCGCGCTAGTGAGCATCTTGTTTCAATCTATTCAAATCTTCTACATTTTCATCGGATTAGCCTTACTCGGTTGGTTGGTCTCGTTTACAATTAAGGAAACGAGTTCAATCGATGAACAAATCAGCGCTTAA